The following coding sequences lie in one Fusarium poae strain DAOMC 252244 chromosome 1, whole genome shotgun sequence genomic window:
- a CDS encoding hypothetical protein (BUSCO:26732at5125) — protein sequence MSTQPDPYKILGVAKDALLPEIRSAHRKLVLKCHPDKVQDPTLKAQKQDEFQRVQTAYELLADEKERKRYDDQARLAELREQMRAKTAASASSRQAAAAASPSASRPTPTSTAYKYEIHTPERSYKSPRQPSPGPRGYSSYSRSYEDDHHRAADIFEGVRTVRREKSYQDKTSRREEREREDREREKEYARKMREREKEKEIERQQRRKADEAIRRAEKEAKEAAKEARRAEKKTRDKSRKRETESKKTKPYIETFDSEPASKSDKKKSSKKHDEKRERDRSTHREEVVPPATNSMPPPPIPTQYQNEYLSKADAALNYIHASRSKVPASFARHVQPPAPTPPPVGSPFAAPTEEDDARRAAAKPRRNSAGEKVYSKPEVVDDPIEASPPTARPHMYKSATATGVPTGSPPRRDLPRTSTMPVEGGHSGRYAPGIARAQTFSGAYPELDPRGRGRTRHQAQIPESDSEDEYERQRRERKAHRSSKKHGPEARGEHVMQYRVDGGRTTLQNSYSRSAEPTDAYGYYADHTAARAGERPSMPARDTSYSGGYGGVQYSKVKTSNYSDVQFSQYPYREAYAA from the coding sequence ATGTCTACACAACCTGATCCTTATAAAATTCTGGGTGTCGCCAAGGATGCTCTATTACCCGAAATCCGATCTGCGCACCGAAAGCTCGTCCTCAAATGTCATCCCGACAAAGTTCAGGACCCAACATTAAAGGCTCAGAAGCAGGACGAGTTCCAGCGGGTCCAAACCGCCTACGAGCTACTGGCCGACGAGAAGGAGCGGAAACGCTACGACGATCAGGCCAGGCTCGCGGAATTGCGAGAGCAAATGCGAGCCAAGACAGCTGCAAGTGCATCAAGTCGccaggcagcagcagccgcaAGCCCCTCGGCAAGTCGACCTACACCTACATCAACCGCATATAAATATGAAATCCACACGCCTGAGCGCAGTTATAAGTCTCCCCGACAGCCTTCACCTGGCCCCAGGGGATACTCTTCATATTCGCGTTCTTACGAGGATGACCACCATCGCGCTGCTGATATCTTTGAGGGAGTACGAACTGTGAGGAGGGAGAAATCCTACCAGGACAAAACTTCAAGACGTGAAGAGAGGGAAAGAGAGGACAGAGAACGAGAGAAGGAGTACGCGCGAAAGATGCGCGAgcgggagaaggagaaggaaatTGAGCgtcaacaaagaagaaaagccGACGAAGCCATTCGACGTGCCGAGAAGGAAGCCAAGGAGGCCGCCAAAGAAGCCCGACGCGCCGAGAAGAAGACTCGCGATAAGTCTCGCAAGCGGGAGACGGAGAGCAAGAAGACAAAACCTTACATCGAGACCTTTGATAGTGAACCCGCCTCAAAGTccgacaagaagaagtcgAGCAAGAAGCACGACGAGAAACGCGAGCGAGATCGATCAACGCATCGTGAGGAGGTTGTTCCTCCCGCTACCAACTCGATGCCCCCGCCTCCTATTCCTACTCAGTACCAGAACGAATATTTGAGCAAGGCTGATGCTGCGTTGAACTATATCCACGCCTCTCGAAGCAAGGTTCCAGCATCTTTTGCTCGACATGTGCAGCCTCCTGCGCCCACTCCACCTCCTGTGGGCTCGCCTTTTGCTGCTCCTACCGAAGAAGACGACGCTCGGCGAGCAGCCGCTAAGCCTAGACGCAATTCAGCTGGCGAGAAGGTTTACAGCAAGCCTGAGGTCGTTGATGACCCCATTGAGGCTTCTCCTCCCACTGCTCGCCCTCACATGTACAAGTCAGCTACAGCAACCGGTGTGCCTACAGGCTCTCCTCCCCGACGCGACCTTCCCCGGACATCTACCATGCCCGTTGAGGGTGGCCACAGCGGTCGCTACGCGCCAGGCATCGCCAGAGCTCAAACTTTCAGCGGTGCCTATCCCGAGTTGGACCCCCGTGGCCGAGGCCGTACCAGGCACCAGGCCCAAATCCCTGAGAGTGATTCTGAGGACGAGTACGAGCGTCAGCGACGAGAGCGCAAGGCTCATCGCAGTAGCAAGAAGCACGGCCCCGAAGCGCGTGGCGAACATGTGATGCAATACCGAGTTGATGGCGGCCGTACAACGCTCCAGAACTCCTATTCGCGCTCCGCTGAACCCACTGATGCCTACGGATACTACGCTGATCACACTGCTGCCCGCGCCGGTGAGCGTCCTTCCATGCCTGCTCGCGACACTAGCTACTCTGGTGGCTATGGAGGCGTTCAATACTCCAAAGTCAAGACCTCGAATTACAGCGACGTGCAGTTTAGCCAGTACCCCTACCGCGAAGCCTATGCTGCCTAG